One window from the genome of Cucumis melo cultivar AY chromosome 10, USDA_Cmelo_AY_1.0, whole genome shotgun sequence encodes:
- the LOC103489424 gene encoding protein BTR1 produces the protein MESTESSYVSSPEAPAKRSPPPPKSPNSDNMDKATYIRFLVSNAAAGSVIGKGGSTINDFQSQSGARIQLSRNHEFFPGTTDRIIMVSGSINEILKAMELVLAKLLSELHAEEGDDVEPRTKVRLIVPHSSCGAIIGKGGSTIKSFIEDSQAGIKISPQDNNYMASTDRLVTLSGTIEEQMRATDLIVSKLSEDPHYTQSMNYPFSYPTSYNAMNYGSNGGTGGRFQNNKEERNNSLTIGVSDGHIGLVVGRGGRNILEISQASGARIKISDRGDFMSGTTDRKVTITGSQRAIRAAESMILQKVAYASERVLAQ, from the exons atggagTCCACCGAGTCTTCATATGTCTCGTCTCCGGAGGCTCCTGCCAAGCGATCTCCACCGCCGCCAAAATCTCCAAACTCGG ATAATATGGACAAGGCTACATACATAAGGTTTCTTGTATCAAATGCTGCGGCTGGGTCTGTAATTGGGAAAGGTGGTTCAACAATTAATGATTTCCAGTCACAGTCTGGTGCACGAATCCAGTTGTCACGGAACCATGAATTTTTTCCTGGAACGACTGATAGGATCATTATGGTATCTGGATCAATTAATGAAATACTGAAGGCCATGGAACTCGTTCTTGCTAAGTTGTTGAGTGAG CTTCATGCCGAAGAAGGAGACGATGTTGAACCGAGAACAAAAGTGAGACTAATTGTTCCCCATAGTTCATGTGGAGCTATAATTGGCAAAGGAGGATCCACTATAAA GTCATTCATTGAGGATTCTCAAGCTGGCATTAAGATATCCCCCCAGGATAATAACTATATGGCATCCACCGATAGACTGGTGACACTGTCTGGAACCATAGAGGAACAGATGCGAGCTACTGACTTAATTGTCTCAAAGCTATCTGAAGACCCACACTACACTCAATCAATGAATTATCCATTTTCATATCCGA CATCGTACAATGCTATGAACTATGGATCCAATGGAGGAACTGGAGGGAGGTTTCAAAACAACAAG GAGGAACGGAACAACTCCTTGACTATTGGGGTTTCAGATGGCCACATCGGATTAGTTGTTGGTCGTGGTGGAAGAAACATACTGGAAATTAGTCAG GCTAGTGGAGCCAGAATTAAGATATCTGATAGGGGCGATTTCATGTCCGGAACCACTGACAG GAAAGTAACAATTACGGGGTCACAGAGGGCAATCCGTGCTGCTGAATCGATGATTCTACAAAAAGTAGCATATGCTTCTGAGAGG GTTCTAGCACAGTGA
- the LOC103489423 gene encoding uncharacterized protein LOC103489423 isoform X2 — MTDFQSLQQKPDSSDARAELERGLEELMRGHLDECIPFASCSSAANQEVEDEEGDQLLRRRRRSDLEGDDLAESSAARRRHSRILSRWAARQAQEMITTIERRNRESELMALARLHTVSMLDSSFLRESHSPTSRQQTTVETPSTQASAILQMWRELEDDHVLNRARERVRERLRQQTSVDSSTNMSSTNMSDSRGSENQGSLVDASESENDFGPWNHDQIASQHVRDENNGSSREQSPDLGEVERERVRQIVRGWMESGITDPSPNVSERSTRSRAEWLGETERERVRIVREWVQMTSQQRGSRGERREDRGTGRGAQADRSRDALVADQDEGQNEHIRRDLLRLRGRQAILDLLVRIERERQRELQGLLEHRAVSDFAHRNRIQSLLRGRFLRNERTVEEERPPSMAASEIVQLQQRHTVSGLREGFRSRLENIVRGQADGQSDSATNSDMNDSRNDRGQTNGSQNIEQEYVQSQPESQVAETSRLPDQLDNMENNSEIENMNWQETTNQDGDWRGQIPEDDRRNWQRTTFGPLSEWREDNAEDVTVNWQANSSNDWSPPSTQVNAERREVHPAEPAAVWHERGTREAAGNWSEGPSGPFRNRRSVPVRRFNRFHPPDDDNVYSMELRELLSRRSVSNLLRSGFRESLDQLIQSYVDRQGRAPIDWDLHRTLPSPAPASPPQDQDQQNEQTDEQNDAVNRPSLVLPSPPVPPPQPLWHHDLHHTSWSRHTMHRSEIEWEIINDLRADMARLHQGMNHMQRMLEACMDMQLELQRSVRQEVSAALNRSAGEKGLPAETSEDGSKWCHVRKGTCCVCCDSHIDSLLYRCGHMCTCSKCANELVRGGGKCPLCRAPIVEVIRAYSIL, encoded by the exons ATGACAGATTTTCAATCGCTACAACAGAAGCCTGATTCTAGTGATGCCCGAGCGGAATTAGAGCGTGGACTTGAGGAGTTAATGCGTGGGCACCTGGATGAATGTATTCCATTTGCTTCTTGTAGTTCTGCTGCCaatcaagaagttgaggatgaAGAAGGTGATCAGCTTCTACGGAGGAGAAGGCGTTCTGATCTTGAGGGTGATGATTTAGCTGAGTCTTCGGCTGCACGCCGTCGTCACTCTCGAATTTTGAGCCGCTGGGCTGCTCGACAGGCACAGGAAATGATAACAACTATTGAGAGGAGAAATCGTGAATCTGAGTTGATGGCACTTGCAAGATTGCATACCGTTTCAATGCTTGATTCGTCCTTTTTGAGGGAGTCCCATTCTCCAACTTCAAGGCAGCAGACTACCGTTGAGACTCCAAGCACACAAGCTTCTGCAATATTACAGATGTGGAGGGAGCTGGAGGATGACCATGTGTTGAATCGGGCTCGTGAGAGGGTGAGGGAAAGGTTGAGGCAGCAAACAAGTGTTGATTCTTCTACCAATATGTCCAGTACGAATATGTCTGATAGTCGGGGGAGTGAAAATCAGGGAAGCTTGGTGGATGCAAGTGAGAGTGAGAATGATTTCGGGCCATGGAACCATGATCAAATTGCATCACAGCATGTGAGGGATGAAAACAATGGTTCTAGCAGAGAGCAATCTCCCGATCTTGGTGAAGTTGAGAGGGAGAGAGTACGACAAATAGTACGGGGATGGATGGAGAGTGGAATTACTGATCCATCACCAAATGTTTCTGAGAGGAGCACAAGATCCAGAGCTGAATGGCTTGGGGAAACAGAACGTGAGAGAGTTAGGATTGTTAGGGAATGGGTACAAATGACAAGTCAACAAAGAGGAAGTCGTGGGGAAAGAAGAGAAGATCGAGGAACTGGACGTGGTGCACAAGCTGATAGAAGCCGTGATGCATTGGTTGCCGACCAGGATGAAGGACAAAATGAACACATTCGCAGAGACTTATTAAGGTTGCGAGGAAGACAAGCAATACTTGATTTACTTGTAAGGATAGAAAGGGAAAGACAGAGGGAACTTCAAGGGCTTTTGGAGCATCGAGCGGTTTCTGACTTTGCCCACCGCAACCGTATCCAG TCATTACTTAGAGGCAGATTTTTGAGAAACGAAAGGACTGTTGAAGAGGAGCGGCCACCTTCTATGGCAGCAAGTGAGATAGTTCAGCTACAGCAGCGACACACTGTTTCTGGCTTAAG GGAGGGATTCCGCTCTAGATTGGAAAATATTGTTCGTGGTCAAGCAGATGGCCAATCTGATAGTGCAACTAACAGTGACATGAATGATTCTAGAAATGATCGAGGTCAAACGAATGGTTCACAGAACATTGAGCAAGAATATGTGCAGTCACAGCCCGAGAGTCAGGTAGCTGAAACCAGTCGGTTGCCTGACCAACTTGATAACATGGAAAATAACTCAGAGATAGAAAATATGAATTGGCAAGAAACTACAAATCAAGATGGGGACTGGCGCGGACAAATTCCTGAGGATGATAGAAGAAACTGGCAACGGACAACCTTTGGGCCACTCAGTGAGTGGAGAGAAGATAATGCAGAGGATGTGACAGTGAATTGGCAGGCAAATTCTTCTAATGATTGGTCACCGCCCAGTACACAGGTAAATGCAGAAAGAAGAGAAGTTCATCCAGCAGAACCTGCAGCAGTTTGGCATGAGAGAGGCACCCGAGAAGCTGCTGGAAATTGGTCAGAGGGGCCCTCTGGTCCTTTTAGAAATCGTCGGTCTGTTCCAGTGAGACGGTTCAACAGGTTTCACCCACCTGATGATGATAATGTCTACAGTATGGAACTTAGGGAACTCTTAAGCAG GAGAAGCGTTTCTAACCTTCTTCGTAGTGGTTTCCGGGAAAGTTTGGACCAATTAATACAATCGTATGTGGATAGGCAAGGTCGTGCTCCCATAGATTGGGATTTGCATAGAACTTTGCCTTCACCAGCTCCTGCTTCTCCCCCTCAGGATCAAGACCAACAGAATGAACAGACTGACGAACAAAATGATGCTGTAAATAGACCCTCTCTGGTGCTTCCATCTCCACCAGTTCCTCCACCCCAACCACTTTGGCACCATGACCTGCATCATACCAGCTGGTCTCGTCATACCATGCACCGTTCAGAAATT GAATGGGAGATTATTAACGATCTGAGAGCAGACATGGCAAGACTTCATCAAGGCATGAATCATATGCAGAGGATGTTGGAGGCTTGCATGGATATGCAACTAGAATTGCAGCGATCTGTTAGACAAGAAGTATCGGCAGCATTAAACAGATCTGCCGGTGAAAAAG GTCTACCCGCTGAGACATCAGAGGATGGTTCTAAATGGTGCCATGTGAGGAAAGGAACGTGTTGTGTTTGTTGCGACAGCCATATCGATTCTCTCCTCTACAG ATGTGGACACATGTGCACTTGTTCAAAATGTGCAAACGAGTTGGTCCGTGGTGGAGGCAAATGCCCGCTGTGTCGAGCACCAATCGTCGAAGTGATCCGAGCATACTCGATActgtag
- the LOC103489423 gene encoding uncharacterized protein LOC103489423 isoform X1 → MTDFQSLQQKPDSSDARAELERGLEELMRGHLDECIPFASCSSAANQEVEDEEGDQLLRRRRRSDLEGDDLAESSAARRRHSRILSRWAARQAQEMITTIERRNRESELMALARLHTVSMLDSSFLRESHSPTSRQQTTVETPSTQASAILQMWRELEDDHVLNRARERVRERLRQQTSVDSSTNMSSTNMSDSRGSENQGSLVDASESENDFGPWNHDQIASQHVRDENNGSSREQSPDLGEVERERVRQIVRGWMESGITDPSPNVSERSTRSRAEWLGETERERVRIVREWVQMTSQQRGSRGERREDRGTGRGAQADRSRDALVADQDEGQNEHIRRDLLRLRGRQAILDLLVRIERERQRELQGLLEHRAVSDFAHRNRIQSLLRGRFLRNERTVEEERPPSMAASEIVQLQQRHTVSGLREGFRSRLENIVRGQADGQSDSATNSDMNDSRNDRGQTNGSQNIEQEYVQSQPESQVAETSRLPDQLDNMENNSEIENMNWQETTNQDGDWRGQIPEDDRRNWQRTTFGPLSEWREDNAEDVTVNWQANSSNDWSPPSTQVNAERREVHPAEPAAVWHERGTREAAGNWSEGPSGPFRNRRSVPVRRFNRFHPPDDDNVYSMELRELLSRRSVSNLLRSGFRESLDQLIQSYVDRQGRAPIDWDLHRTLPSPAPASPPQDQDQQNEQTDEQNDAVNRPSLVLPSPPVPPPQPLWHHDLHHTSWSRHTMHRSEIQEWEIINDLRADMARLHQGMNHMQRMLEACMDMQLELQRSVRQEVSAALNRSAGEKGLPAETSEDGSKWCHVRKGTCCVCCDSHIDSLLYRCGHMCTCSKCANELVRGGGKCPLCRAPIVEVIRAYSIL, encoded by the exons ATGACAGATTTTCAATCGCTACAACAGAAGCCTGATTCTAGTGATGCCCGAGCGGAATTAGAGCGTGGACTTGAGGAGTTAATGCGTGGGCACCTGGATGAATGTATTCCATTTGCTTCTTGTAGTTCTGCTGCCaatcaagaagttgaggatgaAGAAGGTGATCAGCTTCTACGGAGGAGAAGGCGTTCTGATCTTGAGGGTGATGATTTAGCTGAGTCTTCGGCTGCACGCCGTCGTCACTCTCGAATTTTGAGCCGCTGGGCTGCTCGACAGGCACAGGAAATGATAACAACTATTGAGAGGAGAAATCGTGAATCTGAGTTGATGGCACTTGCAAGATTGCATACCGTTTCAATGCTTGATTCGTCCTTTTTGAGGGAGTCCCATTCTCCAACTTCAAGGCAGCAGACTACCGTTGAGACTCCAAGCACACAAGCTTCTGCAATATTACAGATGTGGAGGGAGCTGGAGGATGACCATGTGTTGAATCGGGCTCGTGAGAGGGTGAGGGAAAGGTTGAGGCAGCAAACAAGTGTTGATTCTTCTACCAATATGTCCAGTACGAATATGTCTGATAGTCGGGGGAGTGAAAATCAGGGAAGCTTGGTGGATGCAAGTGAGAGTGAGAATGATTTCGGGCCATGGAACCATGATCAAATTGCATCACAGCATGTGAGGGATGAAAACAATGGTTCTAGCAGAGAGCAATCTCCCGATCTTGGTGAAGTTGAGAGGGAGAGAGTACGACAAATAGTACGGGGATGGATGGAGAGTGGAATTACTGATCCATCACCAAATGTTTCTGAGAGGAGCACAAGATCCAGAGCTGAATGGCTTGGGGAAACAGAACGTGAGAGAGTTAGGATTGTTAGGGAATGGGTACAAATGACAAGTCAACAAAGAGGAAGTCGTGGGGAAAGAAGAGAAGATCGAGGAACTGGACGTGGTGCACAAGCTGATAGAAGCCGTGATGCATTGGTTGCCGACCAGGATGAAGGACAAAATGAACACATTCGCAGAGACTTATTAAGGTTGCGAGGAAGACAAGCAATACTTGATTTACTTGTAAGGATAGAAAGGGAAAGACAGAGGGAACTTCAAGGGCTTTTGGAGCATCGAGCGGTTTCTGACTTTGCCCACCGCAACCGTATCCAG TCATTACTTAGAGGCAGATTTTTGAGAAACGAAAGGACTGTTGAAGAGGAGCGGCCACCTTCTATGGCAGCAAGTGAGATAGTTCAGCTACAGCAGCGACACACTGTTTCTGGCTTAAG GGAGGGATTCCGCTCTAGATTGGAAAATATTGTTCGTGGTCAAGCAGATGGCCAATCTGATAGTGCAACTAACAGTGACATGAATGATTCTAGAAATGATCGAGGTCAAACGAATGGTTCACAGAACATTGAGCAAGAATATGTGCAGTCACAGCCCGAGAGTCAGGTAGCTGAAACCAGTCGGTTGCCTGACCAACTTGATAACATGGAAAATAACTCAGAGATAGAAAATATGAATTGGCAAGAAACTACAAATCAAGATGGGGACTGGCGCGGACAAATTCCTGAGGATGATAGAAGAAACTGGCAACGGACAACCTTTGGGCCACTCAGTGAGTGGAGAGAAGATAATGCAGAGGATGTGACAGTGAATTGGCAGGCAAATTCTTCTAATGATTGGTCACCGCCCAGTACACAGGTAAATGCAGAAAGAAGAGAAGTTCATCCAGCAGAACCTGCAGCAGTTTGGCATGAGAGAGGCACCCGAGAAGCTGCTGGAAATTGGTCAGAGGGGCCCTCTGGTCCTTTTAGAAATCGTCGGTCTGTTCCAGTGAGACGGTTCAACAGGTTTCACCCACCTGATGATGATAATGTCTACAGTATGGAACTTAGGGAACTCTTAAGCAG GAGAAGCGTTTCTAACCTTCTTCGTAGTGGTTTCCGGGAAAGTTTGGACCAATTAATACAATCGTATGTGGATAGGCAAGGTCGTGCTCCCATAGATTGGGATTTGCATAGAACTTTGCCTTCACCAGCTCCTGCTTCTCCCCCTCAGGATCAAGACCAACAGAATGAACAGACTGACGAACAAAATGATGCTGTAAATAGACCCTCTCTGGTGCTTCCATCTCCACCAGTTCCTCCACCCCAACCACTTTGGCACCATGACCTGCATCATACCAGCTGGTCTCGTCATACCATGCACCGTTCAGAAATT CAGGAATGGGAGATTATTAACGATCTGAGAGCAGACATGGCAAGACTTCATCAAGGCATGAATCATATGCAGAGGATGTTGGAGGCTTGCATGGATATGCAACTAGAATTGCAGCGATCTGTTAGACAAGAAGTATCGGCAGCATTAAACAGATCTGCCGGTGAAAAAG GTCTACCCGCTGAGACATCAGAGGATGGTTCTAAATGGTGCCATGTGAGGAAAGGAACGTGTTGTGTTTGTTGCGACAGCCATATCGATTCTCTCCTCTACAG ATGTGGACACATGTGCACTTGTTCAAAATGTGCAAACGAGTTGGTCCGTGGTGGAGGCAAATGCCCGCTGTGTCGAGCACCAATCGTCGAAGTGATCCGAGCATACTCGATActgtag